AAACGCATCGCGGGGCGATCGTACGGAAAGGGGACTCAATTGTCTGCCGGGAACGCGGCAGACAATGCATTGTCGAAGGTGGACCGCCGGACGGCAACCCGAGGGGGTGGAGCGGTCAGCATTCGGCTGTCAGCTTTCAGCAACCGGGCGACGACTATTTCGTGATTGTGGTCAGCGGAATATGCATGATTGGCGCGCCGAGGAACCAGGTGAACAGGGTCACGCAGATGATGCCGATGACGTTCAGGATGAACCCGTAGCGGAGCATCGATGCGACCGGGACTTTGCCGGTGGCGATGACGATCGCATTGGGGGGCGTGCCGACCGGCATCATGAATCCGCAACTGGCGGAAACCGTGGCTGGAACGAGTAAGAGACGCGGGTCGATCTGCAATTGGATCGCGACCGCGGCGAGAACGGGCATCAGCATGTTCACGGTGGCGGCATTGCTGGTGAACTCAGTCATGATCGTCACGAAGGTGCAGAGCATGAGAATCATCATGAATATCGACTGACCGGCGAGCGCGCCGGAAATATGCTGTCCGATCCAGTCCGAGAGTTTCGTCGCGGTGAAGGCATCGGCCATGGCGAAACCGCCGCCGAACAGCAGGACCATGCCCCAGGGAATGCCTCGTTCTGCCTCGCGCCAATTCAAAAGTCGGGGACGGTTGAGGACGGGGCCGTCACCTGGCAGCAGGAACAACAGACAGGCGGCGGCGATGGCAATGGTGCCGTCCTGAACGGAGTCGGCGAGGTAAGCCACATCGACGCCAAACAGGTTGAAGAACTTGATGACCAGTCCCGGCCAGTCCGGCAGAATCTGAGTCTGGTCGATCATGAGCGGCTCGCGGAGGATCCAGAGCGTGGCCGTGGCTGCAAAGAGGAGGGCGACCTTGCGTTCCGCGGGCGCGGCACGGCCCATCTCAGCCAGGCGCAGCTTGAAAAAGTCTTTTGTCAGTTGCTGCGCCTGCGGGAGCGGACGGAGATTCCAGGTCATCACCAGCCCGCAGAGAAACAGCATGGTGACGCTGGCAGGTGTGAAGACGAGCATCCATTCGGCGAACGACACGTCGGGATAGCCCTGGCTGACGAATTGCCGTTCCCAGAAGCCTCGAAAGACCATGTTGGTGGCCGTGCCGACGAGCGTGGAGAATCCCCCCACACTGGCGGCATAGGCGATGCCCAGCAACAACGGGATCGTCAGTCGGCGAATGGCCGCATCGGCGTGCTCGGGGGAGTCGATTGCCATCGCGTCCCGCAAGGTGGTCATGAGGGCCAGTCCGATGGGGAGCATCATCAACGTCGCGGCCGTGTTGCTGATCCACATGGAAAGGAAGGCCGTACTGAACATGAAGCCGAACACGATGCGACGGGGACTCGTTCCAACCACACTCAGCACATTCAGTGCGATGCGGCGATGCAAATTCCAGCGTTCGATCGCCAGTGCCAGCAGCATCCCCCCCAGAAATAGAAAGACGATGGGATCGCCGTAGGCGCGGCTCGCGGTTTTGGCAGGCAGGATGTTAAACAGCGGATAGAGCGCGATCGGCAGCAGGCCGGTCACGGCCATCGGAATCGGCTCGGTGATCCAGTACACGGCCATCAGCACGGTGATCGCCGCAAGACGTTGAGCTTCCGGCGACAGACCAGTCGGCGACGGCGCAAACAGCACGGCGAGAAAAAGAACGATGCCCAAGGCCAGCATCGAGCGCCGCCAGAAACGATCATTTGAGGCGGCGGCGGGATCTTCGTGATCGACACTCATGGGATTCGCTTCGTGCGAGGCGCAGCAGTTTGCAGTGAAAAGTGGCGCGGCCGGGCGAATCAGTTCGCGGGTTTGACGGTTGGAACTGTGTTCCAGTCTGGCGATGTGCGCACGACCGGTTCGGATTGTTCATTCAGGGCTACGAACATGGCGTGCGTGTGCGGGAACTGTTCCAAAAACGCGAAACCGCGGTCGGGGCCGAGGATGCTGAGGGCGGTGGCGAGGCCGTCCGCCTGCATGCAGGTCGGGGCGACGACCGTGACGCTGCCTGGCGTGGTGAGCCCCAGGCCGGTTTTCGAATCGACAATGTGGGAGTACCGCACGCCATTGAGTTGGAGATACTGGTAGGTATCGCCTGAGGTCGAAACGGCTTGCCGGCAGAGTTCGAGGACGAGGGGTTTATGGTCAGGCGGAGCGGCTCGGCCGCGGTCTTCCACTTCCACCCGCCAGCCAGTGCGACCAGGGGGTGGGTCTCCGACGCGAATGTCACCGGCGACGGCCAACAGGGCGATCGGTAGCCCGTGCTCGACCAGCACGTTGTAAGCGGCATCTGCGGCGTAACCTTTGGCGATGCCGCCGACATCCAGTTGCATCTCAGGGAGGGAGAGCGTGACGGTCTGCTGAGCAGTGTCGAGCGTCACATGCTGGAAGCCTACACGTTTTTTCGCCGCTGCGAGATCGGCGGGATCTGGGAGCTGTTTTTTACGGCGGGCGACGCGCCAAAGCTTCACCAGCGGGCCCACGGTGACGTCGAAGGCTCCGTCAGACTGAGCTGAAAGTTTTTGTGATGCGGAGAGGACCGACCACAGGTCGGGGCTGACTTTGACGGCTGTGCCGGTTGGGGCGAGGCAAAGCTGGTTGAGTTCGCTGTCTGGGTCGTAATCGCTGAGGGTGCGGTCGAGTTGTTTCAAGCGCTCATAAGCAGCGTCGGTCGCCTGAATTGCTGACACTGGATCGGAGGCGTACACTACAATTCTGACGGGAACGCCCATCCGGATCTGCACGAATTCGTGCCGAGAGAGAGGGGAGTTCTCGGCCAGCAGCGGGGAAGTCATCAGCAGCAAAGCGATGACGGCCCGTTGCAGAGAATGTCTGAAGCAGTGTTTGAAACAGTCCCGCCCCTGGTCTCGCGAGAGACATCGCCGTTGTTGTCCGCGCATCTCCGCGACTCCCATATCCGTCATTTTGAGTTGAGTCTCTCCCATGACAGTACGCCTCGAAAGTCCCTTCTGGCAAGCGGTCTGTCTGTCCGCCGGGTTGCTGGGCAGCGTGATTGGTCTGCAGGTTATCGCCGGCGAGCCTGACCCGAAGAGTCCTTATCTGCGCGATCCGGACAGCGAAGCGAAGACTGCGGCGGCGATGAAGCCGTATGTGCAGCAGATTCGCGATACCGACGTGAAGTTCGAGATGCTGCCGATTCCCGGCGGCGAATTCGTGATGGGCAGCCCGGACGACGAAGCAGACCGCAACGAAGACGAGGGTCCGCAGCATAAGGTGAAGATCGACCCATTCTGGATTGGAAAAACGGAAGTCACCTGGGACGAGTATGACACCTGGCGTCTGAGTCTCGATGGCCAGCGTCGCAAGCTGACAGGCCGCGAGAAAGACGAAGTGGACGCCAAGACGGATGCCGTTACCCGGGCGACCAAGGAATATACCGACATGACGTTCGGTATGGGTCACGACGGCTTCCCGGCCATCGGCATGACTCAGGTCGCCGCGAAGATGTATTGCGAATGGCTGTCGGCCAAGACTGGGCAGTATTACCGTCTGCCGACCGAAGCCGAATGGGAATATGCCTGTCGCGCCGGCACGAAGACCCCGTATTCCTTCGGGACCGACGCCGAGAAGATCGACGACTACGCCTGGTATTACGAGAATTCGGAAGACGCCTATCACAAGGTGGGCGAGAAGAAGCCGAACCCCTGGGGCCTGTACGACATGCACGGCAATGTGTCGGAATGGGTGCTGGATCGTTACGACCCGCAGTTCTATGCCACACTGCCGAAAGATGCGGCGGCGGTGTTTCCGGTCTGTTTGCCGAACGGCCAGGAGTATCCACGCGTGGCCCGCGGCGGATCATGGCAGGATGACCCCGAAACGCTCCGCAGTGCCGCCCGTATCGCTTCGACGCCTGACTGGAAGATTCAGGATCCACAATTGCCGCGCAGCATCTGGTATCTGACCGATGGTGATATGGTCGGCTTCCGGGTGGTGCGTCCGCTGACGCCTCCCACGACCGAAGAGATCCAGAAGTTCATCCTGTACCCGGACATTCCGGAAGACCTGAAGGAACGTTACGCCCGCGAATTGAAGAATCGGGCAGCACAGGAGTAGCGGTCGGCGATCAGCCTTCAGCTGTCAGCGATCAGCATTCAGCAAAACACGCGGCTTTGGGCCGCGTGTTTTCATTTTGAGACCTGACTGATTGCTCGATCAGCTTACTGCGGCAGGGCCTTGAGAACTTCGTCGGTCGAGGCGCGGCCGCCGTGCGTTTTGCTGATCTTGGCGAAAGTGATCTGTTTGTTTTTCTGGATGACGAACGTCGAGGGATATGCGGTTTCCTGAGGGGCGTCCCAGCGCAGGTGATAGGCCTTCGTAAACGTGTAATCGGGATCGACCAGCAGCACGAAGTTGTCGGGAATCGTCTTGTCTTTGATGAATTCCAGGGCTTTCGTTGTCAGGCCTTTCGACGGGCCAGGATAAACAAGAACCACGCGTGCGCCAGCGGCTTTGAGTTTTTCGGCGCTGGCAATGAGCTGACCCACTTGCTGGCTGCAGACCGGGCATTGGTAGCCGGGGAAGCCGCGGAGGACCACGAGGACGACAGGCCCTGCATCCGTGAGTTCAGAGAGTTTGACGGACTTCCCTTCAACCGATTTCAATGTGAAGTCGGCAGCGGTGTCTCCGACTTGCGGCGGAGCATCTGCGGCGCTGCTCGCGGCAGGGACCACGAAACCCAGCGTGAAAGTCAAAGTCAGCATGGCAAGACCGGATCGAGGACACATCGAATTCTCCTGGAAGATGGGGCGCAGAGAAGGAGGCAATTCGGTTCTACATCAGTGTTCTGATGCGTGCAATGTGGCGGTATTGAACGGGCGGCTTCGGACCTTCAATGTTTCTTCTCTCGTCGCTGTTCATTCCACGGAGGGAGTGCAGTCGTCGTGTCGAGAGAAATGATTTCCGCTGTACAGGTTGCCGTATCGAGGAGTGCCACGGTGGGCTGCCCGTAGGTCCAGCCGGAAGTTTCACCGGGGTTGATCCAGAGCCGGCCTTGAGCGTCGATCTTGATGAGCGGGCGGTGCGTGTGCCCGTGAATGATAATGTCGATGTCGTCGGGGACCGCTTTTACCTGTTGCGGCATGTGCCCCAGCATCACTCGGGTTCCGTCGGCCAAAGTGTATTGTGCCGGCGGTTCGCGGATTTCGCCAATGATCTTCAGCCCCCCGATCAGGCCGGTCTTGTTCCCCTCATTGTCGCCAAAGCAGCCGTAGAAGGGACATTTCAGATCGCGCAACGGTGGGACGGCGAACGTCGAGACCAGATCGCCTGCGAACAACACGCACTGACACTCACGGGCGTTGAACAACGCGACCGCGCGGCGAATGTTGTCGAGGTGATCGTGAGTGTCGGAGAAGATGCCGACGAGCATGGGCTGATTCCGGGGAGGGAATTTGTCATTGGTCAATGGTCATTTGTCATCTGGCCATTGAGGAAACGTTGAGCGCTGAGGGTTGAGCGTTGAGTGAAATCAATTCCCTTTTCCCACACTCAACGCTCAGCACTCAACTTTTTCTGGCTCTGGTCGCTCGGCACTGGACTCTTCCCCTCACCCCCGGCCCCTCTCCCCGATGGGGCGACTGAGCCAGGTGGAGAATCGATCTCGGGGCGAGGGGAGAATGAATTGTCATTGAAAGACGTTGAGCGCTGAGGGTTGAGCGGTGAGTGAATTCAATTCCCTCACCCCTGACCTCTGGCTCCTGACCCCTTCTTCCACACTCAACACTCAGCTCTCAACACTCAACTTGTTCTGACTCTGGACACTGGACTCTCCTCTAAAAATGCTCCCACTTTTTGTTGGCGGCGTCGTAGAGGAGGACGGTGCGATTGGGGAACAGGGCGGCGGCTGCGGGGAGTTCGTCGCGGGAATTGAGTCGGGCGACGAGGACCGGGCCGGTGAGGGTGGGGGGATTGGTGATGTAATCGATGTGACGGTCACTGGGGCTGGGGATCACGAAGACGATCGCCTGTTGTCCGTTGCGGAGTTCTTCAATGCTCTGGCGGAACTGGGCGTAAAGTCGACGCGAGAATGCCGATTCCTCGAAGCCCATCGGCAGGCGGCCAGGCCACAGCGGGCGGACCGTGAGGAGGTTCACCATGAGAGCGACAACGATCAGAGCCCGCCACCACAAGCGGAGACCGAAGGCGCCGCGGATGTTCCAGGTGAGGTTGAGCCGGTGTGTCCCTTCCGCGAACAGCAGCAACCAGAGGGGCGCGGTCTCAAGCACATAATGCCAGCCCATGATGCCGGAGAACCAGTAGGGAACATGCACGGCATGCAGCGACGCAATCGATGCCCAGATCAGCAGCCAGCGACGACCGCCGAGCTGCGGCGTGAAGAGCGTGACCAGACAGCCCAGCGCCAGCGGGACAATGCCCAGCGTCCATTCCCAACTGGCGGTGAGCCGCGTCAGCACATTGCGGGCGGCCAGTGACGGAGTGAGATTCTCGGCCCAGAGGTCGTAGTTGTCGAGCACTTTGGGACCGAGGTGCTGTTCGCCAATAATGACGTTGTTGAAGCCGAAACGGTGTCGCGGCGTGTAGATGTCGGTGAACTGCTGGTAGGGAGACAGTAAGAGCGAGCCGGTGATTTCCCGCTGAGTGAACAGCATGATCGCGAACCCGACGCAGAGCGGCAGGGCGAGCATCAATGCGCTCAATGAGCGAGTTGCGAGAGACGGCACAAAGGGCAGAGGAGTGGAATTCGGATGTAGTACCGGCCGGCCGGTGAGCCACCAACTGGCGAACAGAATTCCAAACGGCAGTGCGAAACCGGCGGCGGTCATGGGGCGGCAAAGCATGGCGAACGTCAATCCGCACCCGGCGAGGAGGAGCAGTCTCAGCCCGCCGCAGCGCAGCCATTTCAAAAACGCCCAGAGAAACAGTAACAGGCCCACCAGGGTCGGCTGATGGGAGAGAAGCAAGTTGCTGAACAGCAGCATGCCGGGCGAGAGACAAAAGAGGACCGCGGCGAGGAGGCCCACGCCATTGGCGGAGAGTTCTCGGCCGCACCGGAAGACGAGTATGGCGGCTATCGCCTGCGCGAGTTGTTGTCCGAGATGGGGGTCGCCCATGTCGACAAACGGCGCCATCCACAGGCCGACGCCGGGGAAGTAGCGGCTGGCGAATCGCCCTTCATTGAGGACATGCATCTGATCGAACAGTTCTGGCCGCTGCGAAAAGCTGGGGAACCAGAGCCGGCCATGAAGATAGGATTCCGCCTGAAAGAGATAGCTGAACTCGTCGTGATACGCGGGGGGCAAATCGGCGTAGGGCTGCCCGACCCAGCGTGAGATGCCAAATGCAAAAACTCCGATCAGAATCGTTGCCACGACCGCGGCCGATGACCGAGGCTGACTGGCCGCCGATTGCTGCAGCCAGTGTTCCAGCGGCGACTCCGTTTGGAGTCGCCGGGATGCCCGTAACCCGGCCGCAATCGGGGCGATGGCCAGCAAGGGGAGAAACGGAAGCCAGTCGGCATGATGACCAGCGAGCCAGCCGGTTAGCGACGCCTGACGTTCGACAGGGTCAGACCAGCGATATGCTTCCGCCCCGATCGCCAGCAGACAGACCAGCCCGTAAGCGAGCCATTGCACGCCGTTCGAAACGGTGCGGTTCGGCTCAGCAGGCAGAGATGGGAGCGACAAACGGACAGGTCCGACAAGAGTGGATGAGGCAAAGCCCTATCTTGATGAGTCGGAGGAACGGTGTCGATTGAGGGAGGGATTTGTCCTTGAAGACGTTGAGCGATGAGGGTTGAGCGTTGAATGAATTCAACTTCCCTCACCCCTGACCTCTGGCTCCTGACCCCTTCTTCCACACTCAACACTCAGCTCTCAACTCTTTCCGGCTCTGGACTCTCGACACTGGACTCTGGACTTCTACAGCCACAGATACCGCTGGACGAACTCGACCACGTCTCCGAACAGCACATAGAACAGGCTCTTCTTGCCGCAGTTGATCTTGGCGGTGACCTCTGAGCCGATGTTTTTGGCCGGCAGGTCTTTGGCGTCGATGTCGGCGTAGACCTCGACGATCGTGCCTTCTTCCTGTGATTCGTTCGATCGCGTCCCCACCAGTTTGAGGGTGCCGGGATAGCCTTTTTCCACAGCAGTCGCGAGGACGTATTCCACCGGCAGCGTGTGATCCGGCGATGCATTCAATGCCTGCATCAGGTGACCCATCCGGTATTCAGGCACTTCCAGTTCCAGCCGCCAGGGCCCGTCCGGTTCCATTACTTCCATCAGCAATTCGCCCCGTTTGACGGGGCGGTTCTGCAATAGTTGCCGCACCTGAAACGTGGCGACGACGCCATCAGCAGGCGCCTTGATATTCAGCTTTTCGATTCGTGACTTGATCTTCTTCAAACGGCTTTCGGCCCCTTCGACTTCGATTCCGGTTTTGACGAACTCGCTCACAATCTTCGTCAGCTCATCAACGTCATTCTTGCGTCGGGCCACATTCTCCTGCTGGGTGAGCGCTGCCAGCAGCTTCTGCTTTTCCTGCAGTTCGTTTTCGATCTGAATTTTCTCGGCGTCGAGTTCATCGCTTTCGAGACGCAGCAGCAGCGTTCCGGCTGTCACCCGCTGGCCGCTTTCGACGAGGACTTCGCGGACATCGCCGTCCCAGGGGGCGAAGACTTCATGCTGAATGACCGGCATCGCGAGACCTGCCCCCTGCACGCGATAATCCCAGGGGATCAACCAGAGTCCTAAGCCGACCGCAATCACCCCCAGCACAATTGCGATGGCCGTCCACAGCCGACGCCCCTTGAACCAGCGCAGGCCGCGGCCCAAGGTTCGCCACACCGGCAAGAGGAAGATCGTCTCGTGCCGTTCGCAGTTGGCAACGGCAACTTCGACGTGATGCGCGATCAGTTCGGCCTTGTCCAGCACCCCCGGCTTGGGACGCGCCTCTGCCGCCTGTTCGACGATCATCACTCCCAGCACCTTG
This sequence is a window from Planctomicrobium piriforme. Protein-coding genes within it:
- a CDS encoding glycosyltransferase family 39 protein, producing MSLPSLPAEPNRTVSNGVQWLAYGLVCLLAIGAEAYRWSDPVERQASLTGWLAGHHADWLPFLPLLAIAPIAAGLRASRRLQTESPLEHWLQQSAASQPRSSAAVVATILIGVFAFGISRWVGQPYADLPPAYHDEFSYLFQAESYLHGRLWFPSFSQRPELFDQMHVLNEGRFASRYFPGVGLWMAPFVDMGDPHLGQQLAQAIAAILVFRCGRELSANGVGLLAAVLFCLSPGMLLFSNLLLSHQPTLVGLLLFLWAFLKWLRCGGLRLLLLAGCGLTFAMLCRPMTAAGFALPFGILFASWWLTGRPVLHPNSTPLPFVPSLATRSLSALMLALPLCVGFAIMLFTQREITGSLLLSPYQQFTDIYTPRHRFGFNNVIIGEQHLGPKVLDNYDLWAENLTPSLAARNVLTRLTASWEWTLGIVPLALGCLVTLFTPQLGGRRWLLIWASIASLHAVHVPYWFSGIMGWHYVLETAPLWLLLFAEGTHRLNLTWNIRGAFGLRLWWRALIVVALMVNLLTVRPLWPGRLPMGFEESAFSRRLYAQFRQSIEELRNGQQAIVFVIPSPSDRHIDYITNPPTLTGPVLVARLNSRDELPAAAALFPNRTVLLYDAANKKWEHF
- a CDS encoding peroxiredoxin family protein, producing the protein MCPRSGLAMLTLTFTLGFVVPAASSAADAPPQVGDTAADFTLKSVEGKSVKLSELTDAGPVVLVVLRGFPGYQCPVCSQQVGQLIASAEKLKAAGARVVLVYPGPSKGLTTKALEFIKDKTIPDNFVLLVDPDYTFTKAYHLRWDAPQETAYPSTFVIQKNKQITFAKISKTHGGRASTDEVLKALPQ
- a CDS encoding HlyD family efflux transporter periplasmic adaptor subunit; translated protein: MSNDSLTHGKLERLRRRCDQLLDGSSTIRAFAQSVVEALVEIEGLDAAAVVDILSQQDQRILAAQSLERLSVDGFYSLDPDHQSLILECLRQQKLALVPERSVPEAGLKQHSLLMAPMRNTEGPHRVLELFRLNAFRPDEAAHLREVAETVVSYFRKFEQDQAARGKAAPADNFWQSLDLFLIKLQQSLDLKQTVAVATNDGRLLIGCDRVSLALKHGVRTKIYGISGQEGVQHRANLVKAMTRLSHEVMQTGNALTYKGIAEELPPQLEVPLAEYLAESRTRMVHFLPLREPAPLMPDEDETKPRQQPPERKVLGVMIVEQAAEARPKPGVLDKAELIAHHVEVAVANCERHETIFLLPVWRTLGRGLRWFKGRRLWTAIAIVLGVIAVGLGLWLIPWDYRVQGAGLAMPVIQHEVFAPWDGDVREVLVESGQRVTAGTLLLRLESDELDAEKIQIENELQEKQKLLAALTQQENVARRKNDVDELTKIVSEFVKTGIEVEGAESRLKKIKSRIEKLNIKAPADGVVATFQVRQLLQNRPVKRGELLMEVMEPDGPWRLELEVPEYRMGHLMQALNASPDHTLPVEYVLATAVEKGYPGTLKLVGTRSNESQEEGTIVEVYADIDAKDLPAKNIGSEVTAKINCGKKSLFYVLFGDVVEFVQRYLWL
- a CDS encoding formylglycine-generating enzyme family protein, whose product is MTVRLESPFWQAVCLSAGLLGSVIGLQVIAGEPDPKSPYLRDPDSEAKTAAAMKPYVQQIRDTDVKFEMLPIPGGEFVMGSPDDEADRNEDEGPQHKVKIDPFWIGKTEVTWDEYDTWRLSLDGQRRKLTGREKDEVDAKTDAVTRATKEYTDMTFGMGHDGFPAIGMTQVAAKMYCEWLSAKTGQYYRLPTEAEWEYACRAGTKTPYSFGTDAEKIDDYAWYYENSEDAYHKVGEKKPNPWGLYDMHGNVSEWVLDRYDPQFYATLPKDAAAVFPVCLPNGQEYPRVARGGSWQDDPETLRSAARIASTPDWKIQDPQLPRSIWYLTDGDMVGFRVVRPLTPPTTEEIQKFILYPDIPEDLKERYARELKNRAAQE
- a CDS encoding FAD:protein FMN transferase; the protein is MGETQLKMTDMGVAEMRGQQRRCLSRDQGRDCFKHCFRHSLQRAVIALLLMTSPLLAENSPLSRHEFVQIRMGVPVRIVVYASDPVSAIQATDAAYERLKQLDRTLSDYDPDSELNQLCLAPTGTAVKVSPDLWSVLSASQKLSAQSDGAFDVTVGPLVKLWRVARRKKQLPDPADLAAAKKRVGFQHVTLDTAQQTVTLSLPEMQLDVGGIAKGYAADAAYNVLVEHGLPIALLAVAGDIRVGDPPPGRTGWRVEVEDRGRAAPPDHKPLVLELCRQAVSTSGDTYQYLQLNGVRYSHIVDSKTGLGLTTPGSVTVVAPTCMQADGLATALSILGPDRGFAFLEQFPHTHAMFVALNEQSEPVVRTSPDWNTVPTVKPAN
- a CDS encoding YfcE family phosphodiesterase, whose translation is MLVGIFSDTHDHLDNIRRAVALFNARECQCVLFAGDLVSTFAVPPLRDLKCPFYGCFGDNEGNKTGLIGGLKIIGEIREPPAQYTLADGTRVMLGHMPQQVKAVPDDIDIIIHGHTHRPLIKIDAQGRLWINPGETSGWTYGQPTVALLDTATCTAEIISLDTTTALPPWNEQRREKKH
- a CDS encoding SLC13 family permease codes for the protein MSVDHEDPAAASNDRFWRRSMLALGIVLFLAVLFAPSPTGLSPEAQRLAAITVLMAVYWITEPIPMAVTGLLPIALYPLFNILPAKTASRAYGDPIVFLFLGGMLLALAIERWNLHRRIALNVLSVVGTSPRRIVFGFMFSTAFLSMWISNTAATLMMLPIGLALMTTLRDAMAIDSPEHADAAIRRLTIPLLLGIAYAASVGGFSTLVGTATNMVFRGFWERQFVSQGYPDVSFAEWMLVFTPASVTMLFLCGLVMTWNLRPLPQAQQLTKDFFKLRLAEMGRAAPAERKVALLFAATATLWILREPLMIDQTQILPDWPGLVIKFFNLFGVDVAYLADSVQDGTIAIAAACLLFLLPGDGPVLNRPRLLNWREAERGIPWGMVLLFGGGFAMADAFTATKLSDWIGQHISGALAGQSIFMMILMLCTFVTIMTEFTSNAATVNMLMPVLAAVAIQLQIDPRLLLVPATVSASCGFMMPVGTPPNAIVIATGKVPVASMLRYGFILNVIGIICVTLFTWFLGAPIMHIPLTTITK